The following proteins are encoded in a genomic region of Synechococcus sp. CBW1002:
- a CDS encoding hydrogenase maturation nickel metallochaperone HypA, with amino-acid sequence MHEVDMTKCLLLSLQEWKLQHAPRVPVVEVVHLQVGDFTCVEPDALRFTYAAVVQTTWLAGSELRIERIPLQARCVVCQATYSPNPQQAYQSPCCNHPMEEILSGRELKIRSIDYGFPDAADPAQSAPDGTASPSLRSSPRQQAEAIVPEPCPVA; translated from the coding sequence ATGCATGAAGTCGATATGACCAAGTGCCTGTTGCTCTCGCTGCAGGAGTGGAAGCTTCAGCACGCTCCCCGCGTTCCTGTGGTTGAGGTGGTGCATCTTCAGGTGGGTGATTTCACCTGCGTCGAGCCGGATGCCCTGAGGTTCACCTATGCCGCGGTGGTGCAGACGACGTGGTTGGCGGGCTCAGAGTTACGGATCGAGCGCATTCCCCTGCAGGCACGCTGTGTGGTCTGCCAGGCCACCTACAGCCCGAATCCGCAGCAGGCCTACCAGTCCCCCTGCTGCAACCACCCGATGGAGGAGATCCTCAGTGGTCGGGAACTGAAGATCCGCTCCATCGATTACGGCTTCCCTGATGCGGCTGATCCAGCCCAATCAGCTCCTGACGGCACGGCCAGCCCAAGCCTGCGGTCAAGCCCTCGGCAACAGGCCGAAGCGATCGTGCCGGAGCCCTGCCCTGTGGCCTGA
- a CDS encoding rhomboid family intramembrane serine protease: MADSLSQRLDRALARAGTTAVLPLLILAIPWTQELIDQIFFGGTWNLPMVRGGSFLGVLTAPFSHSGFAHLISNSVWFLPLSWLVLAKSHRDYLAVWIGVYLTAIPVWLFWPIGSHGLSGVVYGLLGYLLLIGVLERRPLSILITLVALVGYGGLIPTLLPFLTPPGVSWIGHASGFAGGVLAALAVHRD, encoded by the coding sequence ATGGCCGACAGCCTCTCTCAACGCCTGGATCGGGCCTTGGCCCGGGCTGGAACGACGGCAGTGCTGCCCCTGTTGATTCTGGCGATTCCCTGGACCCAGGAACTGATCGATCAGATCTTCTTCGGCGGAACCTGGAATCTGCCGATGGTGCGCGGTGGATCATTTCTCGGGGTGCTCACCGCCCCCTTCAGCCACAGCGGTTTCGCTCACCTGATCAGCAACTCCGTGTGGTTCCTGCCGCTGTCCTGGCTGGTGCTGGCCAAAAGTCATCGTGATTATCTCGCGGTATGGATCGGCGTCTACCTCACCGCCATCCCGGTGTGGCTGTTCTGGCCGATCGGCAGCCACGGATTGTCTGGAGTTGTGTATGGCTTGCTCGGTTATCTTCTCCTGATTGGTGTGCTGGAGCGGCGCCCGCTCTCGATCCTGATCACGTTGGTTGCCTTGGTGGGCTACGGGGGCCTGATCCCGACCCTCCTGCCCTTTCTGACCCCGCCTGGAGTCAGCTGGATCGGTCACGCCTCGGGATTTGCCGGAGGCGTGCTGGCTGCCCTGGCGGTGCACCGGGATTGA
- the hypB gene encoding hydrogenase nickel incorporation protein HypB, whose protein sequence is MHMPLEDSLGLNLLAANQHQAEHNRAHFDAWNLLCLNVMSSPGAGKTALLERSLADLASRWQMAVLEGDMTTQLDAERLEAVGVPVVPITTGRACHLDAAMVSGGLTLLRQRLDPADLDLLWVENVGNLVCPAEFEVGEHRKVALLSVTEGDDKPLKYPVMFREADCVLITKVDLLPYLPVDVERIEAHIHQVNPRADVFQLSAISGIGFAAWHDWLQRQRDATTSSTTLSPRVRSDQASAAALVGA, encoded by the coding sequence ATGCACATGCCCCTTGAGGACAGCCTTGGACTCAACCTGTTGGCTGCCAATCAGCACCAGGCGGAGCACAACCGCGCCCATTTTGACGCCTGGAATCTGCTGTGCCTCAACGTGATGAGCAGCCCCGGTGCCGGCAAGACCGCCTTGCTGGAGCGCAGCCTCGCCGATCTGGCCAGCCGCTGGCAGATGGCCGTGCTGGAGGGTGACATGACCACCCAGCTCGACGCTGAGCGACTGGAGGCGGTGGGTGTGCCTGTGGTGCCGATCACCACCGGCCGCGCCTGCCATCTGGATGCGGCGATGGTGAGTGGAGGTTTAACGCTGCTGCGTCAGCGCCTTGACCCGGCTGATCTGGATCTGCTCTGGGTGGAGAACGTGGGCAATCTGGTCTGCCCGGCTGAATTCGAGGTGGGCGAGCACCGCAAGGTGGCCCTGCTCAGTGTCACCGAAGGCGATGACAAACCGCTCAAGTATCCGGTGATGTTCCGCGAAGCGGATTGTGTGTTGATCACCAAGGTGGATCTGTTGCCCTATCTGCCTGTGGACGTGGAGCGGATCGAAGCCCATATCCATCAGGTCAATCCCCGCGCGGACGTCTTCCAGCTCTCGGCCATCAGTGGCATCGGCTTCGCTGCCTGGCACGACTGGCTGCAACGGCAACGCGATGCCACAACCTCATCCACAACCCTCTCTCCCAGGGTGCGGTCCGATCAGGCCAGTGCCGCCGCACTCGTGGGGGCTTGA
- the glnT gene encoding type III glutamate--ammonia ligase, translated as MVSSLTQPQATPGSLPSDPAALRDHLQRRGVRYALASFVDLHGIGKAKAVPIDHLPDMLAGSELFTGAALDGVPQDVSDDEVAAIPDPASTTVLPWRPDVAWLASDLHLHGQPFEACSRSILGRVRQQAAAMGFRFQLGIETEFFVLRRSADGTLEPASHRDTLDKPCYDLIGLLDNLDWLDELVQAMNSLGWGVYSFDHEDGNGQFEVDFAYADVLTMADRLIFFRLMAKEIAQRHGLIASFMPKPFANRTGSGAHYNMSLADLNSGSNLFAPEAGEDGGISQLARQFIAGVLRHAPAICAVIAPTVNSYKRLVMQGSMSGFTWAPVFISYGNNNRTNMLRIPSAGSRLECRAADISCNPYLGSALMLAAGLEGIRKQLDPGPPNLDNAYTLSPEERQRRGLTLLPRTLEEAIDSFAADPLCRSVFGDAMFDAFVTYKRQEWADYHGSISEWERQRYLEFF; from the coding sequence ATGGTGTCGTCATTGACCCAGCCCCAGGCCACCCCTGGCTCGCTTCCCAGCGATCCTGCCGCCCTGCGGGACCACCTGCAGCGGCGTGGGGTTCGCTACGCCCTGGCGAGCTTCGTGGATCTGCACGGGATCGGCAAGGCCAAGGCGGTGCCGATCGACCATCTCCCCGACATGCTGGCGGGATCGGAGCTGTTCACCGGAGCCGCCCTGGATGGTGTGCCTCAGGACGTCAGCGACGATGAAGTGGCTGCCATTCCTGATCCTGCCAGCACCACGGTGTTGCCCTGGCGGCCTGATGTGGCCTGGCTGGCCAGTGATCTGCATCTGCATGGCCAACCCTTCGAGGCCTGCAGCCGTTCGATCCTGGGCCGCGTGCGTCAGCAGGCTGCGGCGATGGGGTTTCGCTTTCAGCTGGGCATTGAAACGGAGTTCTTTGTGCTGCGCCGCAGTGCGGACGGCACCCTGGAACCTGCCAGCCACCGAGACACCCTCGATAAACCCTGCTACGACCTGATCGGCCTGCTCGACAACCTCGACTGGCTCGATGAGCTGGTGCAGGCCATGAACAGCCTCGGCTGGGGCGTGTACTCCTTCGATCACGAAGATGGCAATGGCCAGTTCGAGGTGGATTTCGCCTATGCCGATGTGCTCACCATGGCGGATCGGCTGATCTTCTTTCGCCTGATGGCCAAGGAGATCGCCCAGCGCCATGGCCTGATCGCCAGCTTCATGCCGAAGCCGTTCGCGAACCGAACCGGTAGCGGCGCCCACTACAATATGTCGCTGGCGGATCTGAACAGCGGCAGCAATCTGTTCGCGCCGGAGGCTGGTGAGGATGGTGGCATCAGCCAGCTGGCCCGTCAGTTCATCGCCGGCGTACTGCGCCATGCGCCTGCGATCTGTGCGGTGATCGCCCCCACTGTGAACAGCTACAAGCGGTTGGTGATGCAGGGGAGCATGTCGGGCTTCACCTGGGCGCCGGTGTTCATCAGCTATGGCAACAACAATCGCACCAATATGCTGCGGATTCCATCGGCGGGATCGCGGCTGGAATGCCGCGCTGCAGATATCTCCTGCAATCCCTATCTGGGATCGGCACTGATGCTGGCGGCAGGGCTGGAGGGAATCCGAAAGCAGCTCGATCCTGGCCCACCCAACCTCGACAACGCCTACACCCTCAGCCCAGAAGAACGGCAGCGTCGAGGCCTGACCCTGCTGCCAAGGACCTTGGAGGAAGCGATTGATTCTTTTGCAGCCGATCCATTATGCCGCTCTGTATTCGGTGATGCCATGTTCGACGCCTTTGTGACCTACAAACGTCAGGAATGGGCCGATTATCACGGTTCCATTTCCGAGTGGGAACGGCAGCGCTATCTCGAGTTCTTCTGA
- the speB gene encoding agmatinase has translation MQGRQALEKEAALPLTGWQMEVDQAHAWGLEAAESIVDRRISTFSRGELPHFAGINTFMKAPYLEDVHRVGEFDVAIVGVPHDSGTTYRPGTRFGPQGIRRISALYTPYNYEMGVDLRESIKLCDVGDIFTIPANNEKSFDQISKGVAHVFASGAFPIILGGDHSIGFPTVRGVCRHLGDKKVGIIHFDRHVDTQEIDLDERMHTCPWFHATNMANAPAKNLVQLGIGGWQVPREGVKVCRERGTNVLTVTDITEMGLEAAAKFAIERATDGTDCVYISFDIDCIDAGFVPGTGWPEPGGLLPREALKLLELIVRNVPVCGLEIVEVSPPYDISDMTSLMATRVICDTMAHLVVSGQLPRREKPTWISPDCNMHVDQAWR, from the coding sequence ATGCAAGGGCGCCAGGCTCTAGAGAAGGAAGCGGCCCTGCCGCTGACGGGCTGGCAGATGGAAGTGGATCAGGCCCACGCCTGGGGTCTTGAGGCGGCCGAGAGCATCGTCGATCGGCGCATCTCCACCTTCTCGCGCGGTGAGCTGCCCCATTTTGCGGGCATCAATACCTTCATGAAGGCTCCTTACCTGGAGGACGTCCACCGGGTAGGTGAGTTCGATGTGGCGATCGTGGGAGTGCCGCACGACTCGGGCACCACCTACCGCCCCGGAACCCGCTTCGGTCCGCAGGGCATCCGCCGCATTTCGGCCCTCTACACCCCCTACAACTACGAAATGGGGGTGGATCTGCGCGAGTCGATCAAGCTCTGCGACGTGGGTGACATCTTCACCATTCCCGCCAACAACGAGAAAAGCTTCGATCAGATCTCCAAGGGCGTTGCCCACGTCTTTGCCAGTGGCGCCTTCCCGATCATCCTCGGTGGCGATCATTCAATCGGCTTCCCGACCGTGCGTGGTGTCTGCCGCCATCTGGGCGACAAGAAAGTGGGCATCATCCATTTCGATCGCCATGTCGATACGCAGGAGATCGATCTGGATGAGCGGATGCATACCTGCCCCTGGTTTCATGCCACCAACATGGCCAATGCCCCGGCCAAGAACCTGGTGCAGCTCGGTATCGGTGGCTGGCAGGTGCCTCGGGAAGGCGTGAAGGTCTGCCGTGAGCGCGGCACCAATGTGCTCACCGTCACCGACATCACCGAGATGGGGCTCGAGGCGGCGGCCAAGTTTGCGATCGAGCGGGCCACTGACGGCACGGACTGTGTCTACATCTCCTTCGACATTGATTGCATCGATGCCGGCTTCGTGCCCGGCACAGGCTGGCCGGAGCCCGGTGGCTTGCTGCCTCGCGAGGCCCTGAAACTGCTCGAACTGATCGTGCGCAATGTGCCGGTCTGCGGCCTTGAAATCGTTGAAGTCTCCCCTCCCTATGACATCAGCGACATGACCTCCCTGATGGCCACCCGGGTGATCTGCGACACCATGGCTCACCTGGTGGTGAGTGGTCAGTTGCCACGCCGCGAGAAGCCAACCTGGATCTCCCCGGACTGCAACATGCATGTGGATCAGGCCTGGAGGTGA
- a CDS encoding DUF4912 domain-containing protein, whose product MGKAVANLSNLTIRQLRQLASSLGLPRYSLATKEGLVQAIGKRTQIPYGESSPEAGSAAPMPVSISEPTDGVSPEPVVPVSVEAMQTQVVFLPRDPSWAYCFWTISQEDRERMAASGATSLCLRVADVTGLSGGTAHPHALQEVVVESRSSEWFLPVPMPDRDYRVELGARLSAGGWLSLAFSSVARMPAAEPSMEVADAFVPFELGVLPMADASVEPTMPAAPTGQHERFYQQSMRQVRRVGSEIFQDSTDDLHGAGRAGLTDSGAGPWASGRQASGVGGVMARQRSFWLVADAELIVYGATDPAATLSIGGETVPLSADGTFRLQVPFRDGQQLYAIEAVAADGEQRRHITLQFERNTPEEHTNPKDMAAMEWF is encoded by the coding sequence CTGGGTAAAGCCGTAGCCAATCTCTCCAACCTCACGATTCGACAGCTTCGTCAACTCGCCAGCAGCCTGGGGTTGCCCCGCTACAGCCTTGCCACCAAAGAGGGCTTGGTTCAGGCGATTGGTAAGCGAACCCAGATTCCCTACGGCGAAAGCAGTCCAGAGGCTGGGTCTGCCGCCCCGATGCCTGTCTCCATCTCTGAACCCACCGATGGCGTCAGTCCTGAACCGGTGGTTCCGGTGTCTGTGGAGGCGATGCAGACGCAGGTGGTGTTCTTGCCACGCGATCCCTCCTGGGCCTATTGCTTCTGGACCATCTCCCAGGAGGATCGCGAACGGATGGCCGCCTCAGGCGCCACCAGTCTCTGCCTGCGCGTGGCTGATGTGACAGGTCTCTCCGGCGGCACCGCCCATCCCCATGCCCTTCAGGAAGTGGTGGTCGAGTCCAGGAGCAGCGAGTGGTTCCTGCCGGTGCCGATGCCGGATCGTGATTACCGCGTCGAGCTTGGCGCCCGTCTCTCCGCTGGTGGCTGGCTCTCGTTGGCCTTCTCCTCAGTGGCACGGATGCCTGCCGCGGAACCCAGCATGGAGGTGGCCGATGCTTTTGTCCCCTTCGAGCTCGGGGTTCTGCCCATGGCCGATGCGAGTGTTGAGCCGACCATGCCGGCAGCACCAACGGGCCAGCATGAGCGGTTCTATCAGCAGTCCATGCGCCAGGTGCGTCGTGTGGGATCGGAAATCTTTCAGGACAGCACCGATGATCTCCATGGGGCTGGTCGCGCTGGCCTAACCGATTCCGGTGCCGGACCCTGGGCTAGCGGCCGGCAGGCCTCTGGCGTGGGTGGGGTGATGGCGCGTCAGCGCAGCTTCTGGCTGGTGGCTGACGCCGAACTGATCGTCTATGGCGCCACCGACCCGGCCGCGACGCTCAGCATTGGAGGCGAAACGGTGCCCCTCTCGGCAGATGGCACCTTCCGCCTCCAGGTTCCCTTCCGCGATGGCCAGCAGCTGTACGCGATCGAAGCCGTGGCAGCCGATGGCGAGCAGCGCCGCCACATCACCCTGCAGTTCGAGCGCAACACCCCCGAGGAGCACACCAATCCCAAGGACATGGCTGCTATGGAGTGGTTCTGA
- a CDS encoding ABC transporter substrate-binding protein, with protein sequence MAALGSGLLAACQKPTGTEVPVRIGFSAWPGWIPWQVTDEKGLFTAAGVPVTLQWFDGYLDSINALNAGQLDCNSQTLGDTISSIAGGADLQVVLTNDNSTGNDQIIVAPGITSVADLKGRKVAAEEGTVDHYLLLLGLKKAGLSSSDITFVPLETGAAAAAFVAGQVDAVGVFAPFTTQALKREGSTTLFSSKDFPGAISDHLVCRTEFVAKNPEKVQKIVDAWFATLATMKAEPGPTLAILAKRAGVSEEEYKAYDAGTTILTLEQNREAFKPGNTMASLPFAADQISLFLQEVGLAKTPPKLDGLLDSRFVDATP encoded by the coding sequence ATGGCTGCGCTTGGCAGCGGCCTGCTGGCGGCTTGCCAGAAGCCCACCGGTACCGAGGTGCCTGTTCGGATCGGCTTCAGCGCTTGGCCGGGTTGGATTCCCTGGCAGGTGACGGATGAGAAGGGGTTGTTCACCGCCGCCGGTGTGCCCGTGACGCTGCAGTGGTTCGACGGGTATCTCGACTCGATCAACGCGCTGAATGCCGGCCAGCTCGATTGCAACAGCCAGACGCTCGGTGACACGATCAGTTCGATCGCTGGTGGCGCCGATCTGCAGGTGGTGCTCACCAACGACAACTCAACGGGCAACGATCAGATCATCGTGGCTCCAGGCATCACCAGCGTGGCCGATCTCAAGGGCAGGAAGGTAGCCGCGGAGGAGGGCACCGTCGATCACTATCTGCTGCTTCTCGGCCTCAAGAAGGCGGGCCTTTCCTCCAGCGACATCACCTTTGTTCCTCTGGAAACCGGTGCCGCCGCCGCAGCCTTTGTCGCCGGCCAGGTGGACGCGGTCGGTGTCTTTGCTCCTTTCACGACCCAGGCCCTCAAGCGTGAGGGCAGCACCACCCTGTTCTCCTCCAAGGACTTCCCTGGCGCCATCAGCGACCATCTGGTCTGCCGCACGGAGTTCGTGGCAAAAAATCCTGAGAAGGTCCAGAAAATCGTCGATGCCTGGTTTGCCACGCTTGCCACGATGAAGGCGGAACCCGGACCCACGCTGGCGATTCTGGCCAAGCGTGCCGGTGTGAGCGAAGAGGAGTACAAGGCCTACGACGCCGGAACCACGATTCTCACCCTGGAGCAGAACCGGGAGGCCTTCAAGCCCGGCAACACGATGGCCTCTCTTCCCTTCGCGGCAGACCAGATCAGCCTCTTCCTCCAGGAGGTGGGCTTGGCCAAGACGCCTCCCAAGCTCGACGGACTGCTCGACTCCAGGTTTGTCGACGCCACTCCCTGA